The Palaemon carinicauda isolate YSFRI2023 chromosome 43, ASM3689809v2, whole genome shotgun sequence genome window below encodes:
- the LOC137633526 gene encoding keratin-associated protein 6-2-like — translation MAMAMSMSMSMSMANAMSMCMSMSRCYGFVSGYVYGYGYVYDYGCDYVFVYGYGYGYGYVFVYHGYQVYIYFYGYVYVYSYCYGYNYDYSYGYGYGYDYVYGYGSGYVYSYGYGYGYVYGYGYDYGHVYGYVSVYVYGYVYGYGYG, via the exons atggctatggctatgtccatgtctatgtctatgtctatggctaatgctatgtctatgtgtatgtctatgtctaga TGCTATGGCTTtgtctctggctatgtctatggctatggctatgtctatgactatggctgtgactatgtctttgtctatggatatggctatggctatggctatgtctttgtctacCATGGCTACCAAGTCTATATCTatttctatggctatgtctatgtctatagctacTGCTATGGCTACAACTAtgactatagctatggctatggctatggctatgactatgtctatggctacggctctggctatgtctat agctatggctatggctatgggtatgtctatggctatggctatgattatggccatgtctatggctatgtctctgtctatgtctatggctacgtctACGGCTATGGGTACGGCTaa
- the LOC137633524 gene encoding occludin-like, whose translation MAMVMAMSMSMVMSFSMSMAMAMAMDMFMGIPMDMSMSMSMSMSMSMAMAISGNVYVYGYVCVAMAMAMAKTMAMALAMAMAMAMTIVMSMAMDIATAMSMYMSTMAESMSMAMSMTMAMCYSYGYGYCYGYGYGYVSGYVYVYGYGYGYIYGYGYGYSYGYVTSIGMTMAMALAISMFKSKALAMSLTMVKAMAMAIAMAMAMAIAMAMAMSMSMAMSMAMTMAMAMAMSMAMALLMAMAGYVYVFGCGYCNCYGYGYV comes from the exons atggctatggttatggctatgtctatgtctatggttatgtctttctctatgtctatggctatggctatggctatggatatgtttATGGGTATACCCATGGACATGTCaatgtccatgtctatgtctatgtctatgtctatggctatggctat CTCGggcaatgtctatgtctatggctatgtctgtgtggctatggctatggctatggctaagactatggctatggctttggctatggcaatggcaatggctatGACTAttgttatgtctatggctatggatatAGCTActgctatgtctatgtatatgtcaaCCATGGCtgagtctatgtctatggctatgtctatgactatggctatgt GCTacagctacggctacggctactgctatggctatggctatggctatgtctctggttatgtctatgtctatggctacggctatggctacatctatggctatggctatggctacagctacggGTATGTTACGTCAATAG gtatgactatggctatggctttggcaaTATCTATGTTTAAATCTAAGGCTCTGGCTATGTCTTTGACTATggttaaggctatggctatggctatagctatggctatggctatggctattgctatggctatggctatgtctatgtctatggctatgtctatggctatgactatggctatggctatggctatgtctatggctatggctctgctTATGGCTATGGCtggttatgtctatgtctttgGCTGTGGCTATTgcaattgctatggctatggctatgtctag
- the LOC137633527 gene encoding shematrin-like protein 1 — protein sequence MAMAMALYIYGYGNGYTYGYNYGYGYIYVYGYVYGYGYVYVYGYGYGYVYSYGYVYVYVYVSLCLLLCLCLCQSMPIAMSISMPLSMAISITLSMVMAMALGYGYGYIYDYDYGYGYSYGYGYGYGYVYGYGYGYGHVMSMSMSMSLAMTMAMSMSSAMALAMAMSMSISMSVNSYVYAYGYGYVYVYGYVHDYVYVYVYVYIYNFVYGYGYGCGYVDGYGYVFGYDYVYVYGYVYATATANIWLWLWLRLWLRLCQWLCYVYVSGNVFVYGSGYVYGYGYV from the exons atggctatggctatggctctctatatctatggctatggcaatggctacaCCTATGGCTataactatggctatggctatatctatgtctatggctatgtctatggctatggctatgtctatgtctatggctatggctatggctatgtctatagctatggctatgtctatgtctatgtctatgtcagtCTAtgcctattgctatgtctatgtctatgtcagtCTATGCCTAttgctatgtctatatctatgcctttgtctatggctatatctataactttgtctatggttatggctatggcattg ggctacggctatggctacatctATGACTACGACTACGGAtatggctacagctatggctatggctatggctatggctatgtctatggctatggctatgggtatggccat gttatgtctatgtctatgtctatgtctctggctatgactatggctatgtctatgtcttcagctatggctctggctatggctatgtctatgtctatatctatgtctgtcAACAgctatgtctatgcctatggctatggctatgtctatgtctatggctatgtccatgactatgtgtatgtctatgtctatgtctatatctataactttgtctatggttatggctatggttGTGGCTATGttgatggctatggctatgtctttggctatgactatgtctatgtctatggctatgtctat gctacggctacagctaatatatggctatggctatggctacggctatggctacggtTATGTCAATGGCtttgctatgtctatgtctctggcaatgtctttgtctatggctctggctatgtctatggctatggctatgtctaa